The nucleotide window AATACCCGTTCCCATACCGAACACGGAAGTCAAGCTCTCCTGCGCCGATGATACTGCTCTTTAGCGGGAAAGTAGGTAGCTGCCGGCTTTTTTTTGTCCGTCCTAAAGGGCGGTTTTTTATTTTTAAATTAAAACAAAAATAAACACACTAATTCGAAACTCTAAGCCTTTAGTTTTTTTTGACCTGTGTTAGAATATTAATACAGTTCAGATTCGTTTGAACGTAATGAAAACCTTTTTTATATGTGGAGATAATCTCCCGGAACCTCCTTTTTAGAGCCTGGAACTTGTTAAGATTTCAGGCTCTTTTTATTGTTTTAATTGGTTATAACCTGTAAAATGTTTTAATGTTTAACCCTTTTAGAGAAGATGAAGCATATAGTGAATGTCTGAAATTTATTAATCAAATAAAAACATCTGAAATAAAACTTGTTCAAATTTCTAAAGAAAGCTTAGAAAGAGATAATATTGGTGTTATGATAGGATGTCTTGTCTGTCTAGATTGTGATGGAAAAAAAATTGTATTAAGAACAGTCAGTGGCAATAGATATGATGTTGTTTCAAATGTAGATGATTCAAGTATATTTGTAAAACCTATTGTTTCTAGTATTCAGATTCAAGAGGCTCTGGAAAAAAACGATTTGAAAATACATCAACTTACAGAAAAAATCGAAAGTCTTGATAATTCTTTAGAAAAATCCTTATTTTCAAAACAGAGAAGACTTTTAACAGACGAATCATTAAACAGTGTTTTTAATCTTTATAGTTTTTGCTGTGCAGATGGTAAAGTCAGATCGTTAAAGGAAATCTGTGCCATTACAAATGGTAATAATCTTCCTCCTGCAGGTACGGGGGATTGCTGTGCACCTAAATTATTAAATTATGCATTTTCACATGAAATGAATCCTATAAGTATGTGTGAAGTTTTTTATGGAAATTCTAAAACGAGGGTTTCTTTTGAAAAAAGTTCACCCTGTGATGAAAGATGTGGTTTACTTCTGCCTGTTATACTTGGACTTGATATTTTATATAGGGATAACGATATATTGGTTATAAACAAGCAGAGTGGTCTTTTGAGCGTTCCTGGCAGAGGTCCTGAAAAACAGGATTGTGTGGTTAATAGAATGAAGCGTTTATATCCCTTTACAATGGAACAGCCGGCTGTACACAGACTTGATATGGAAACTTCAGGTTTATTGGTTCTGGCATTCAATTCCGATGCACATAGAAAACTTTCTAAGCAGTTTGAAGAGGGAGTTGTATATAAAGAATATATTGCGCTGTTGGATGGAGTTCTTTCCAAATTTGGGATTCCTGAACATGGTCAAAAAGAACTTTATTTTAGATTAGATATTGAAAACAGACCTCATCAGATTTGGGATGAAATTTACGGTAAGAAAGCTGTAACTGAATGGAAAATCCTTGATGTTGAATATTATACCTCTCCAAATGGTGTACGACGTCCCTGTACAAGAATTCTCTTTTTGCCTCATACAGGCCGTACTCATCAATTAAGATTGATAAGCAGTGATTCGCATGGCTTTGGTGTCCCGATTATTGGAGATACTCTTTATGGTACTTGTAATCCTGGAGAAAGATTAATGCTTCATGCAAGTAAACTTAGTTTTATTCACCCTGCTACTGGAGAGAGAATGTGTTTTGAATGTGCTCCTGAGTTTTAAATTTAACAGGACTCAAAAAGTTTTTCTGAAAAATCTGTAGAACTGCCTTCCCATGCTGCTTTGCCGTGTTTTATGAGTATTATATTGTCGCTTATGTTTTTTGCTTCTTCTATATCATGTGTGACCATAATTATGGTGAGGTTTTCTTTTTTTTGAAGAGTATGTATTTCTGATGCCAGTTTTTTTCTTAATGGAGCATCAAGGGCACTCATTGGTTCATCCAGGAGGATTAAGTCCGGTTTTACGATAAGAGTTCTAATGAGTGCGATTCGCTGCATTTCTCCGCCACTTAAGGTCGTACATTTTCTTTTTTCAAATCCTGACATTCCGAATTTTTCCAGCCAGGTTTTTGTCATAATATTTCGTTCTGCTTTTTTTATTCTTCTGTTAATGAGCCCGTATTCAATATTCTGCTGTACATTGAGATTCATAAAAAGCGCGCTGTTTTGGAAAACCATTCCGCAGTTTCTTTGAGAACAGGGTAAATCTGAAATTTTTTTTCCATTTAAGTATATTCTTGTATTGCTTTCGTTTTTTTCAAGCCCTGCGATTATTCGTAATGCCGTTGATTTTCCAGAACCGCTTGGCCCCAAAATTGTTGTAAAGGTTCCTTTTTCTGCTGCCATACTGAGATCTACTGTCATGTCTGGAAATTTTTTGTAAATATGTTCTGCTTCAAAATATTTCATTTTTGGTCTCCGATTTTTTCTGCAAGAATACATAGGGTGATACACACAATTCCTAAAATCATTGATGTACAGCAGGCTGCCGGAAATCTGTATCCAAATAGTCTGTATGTAAAAAGGGCCAGTGATGTATATTCAGGAATAGCAAGAACGACAGGTAATGATGCATCTCCTATGCTTATGGCGAAACTGAACAGAAATGCACTGATGCAGGATCGTTTTGTAGCCGGAAAGAATACTTCAGTGAGAAATTGAGTTTTGCTGTTTGAAAGCAGTTTTGCACTGAAAATTACTTCATCGGAAATGCGTGATGCAGATGCATAAATTTGTCTGAAGGCGAAAGGCCAGTATAAAAAAGTCTGTACGGCACATAAAGTTATCAGGTTTGTATTGTATTCAGAGAGGGCTGTAATTTTTAAAATAATTACTGATGCCGCAACGGATGAAATTGCCATGGGAAGGAGAGGTATTGTTTTTATAATCTGTTTGATTCCTGAATGCGGGCATAGGCGTGTTGCGGTAGAAAATATAATTGCAGTTGCAGTACATAATAATCCTGTAATTGATGCCTGGATGATTGATGTTGTTACAGACGGAATAAAACTTTTTGAAGACAGTATGAATTTCCAGTATTTGAGTGTTGGATAAGTGTCATTGGTTCCAAAAAATGAGTTCAATGGAATCGAAAAAAACGGAATTACAAAGAAAATAAATATTATGATGAAGTATAATGCAGCAAAAGGAAACTCTTTTTTTGAAAAAGAAACAGGAGTTTGTTTTTTTATAGAAAAGGAGTTCTCTGTAATTTGTTCAGATTTTTTTTCGTATAAAGTTCCGGTAAAAATTACGATGATGGCAAGAATTGTTTCTGTTGTACATAACAGGAGTATTTTTGAAAAGGGTTTGTGCATTCGTGCAGCAAAGTAAATTTCTGTTTCTATTGTTGATGAGCCTGGAATACCAAACATAAGTATGATCATGAAAGAAAAATAGCAGAATATAAATACAGGTACTGCGCCTGCTATGATTGCTGGAATTATTCTGGGAAGTGTTATTGTAAAGAATATTTTGATTTGTCCTGCGCCTAAAAGTTCAGCACTTTCTTCTGGCGAGTGATCAAGCTGTGAAAGTACGTCGGCTGTTGATTTCATTATCAGCGGAAAATTATAGAATCCCTGTGTTATTGCTATTCCGGAAAAGGAATATAAGAATCTTAAGGGAGGTTCTTTTAGAGAGAAAAGGCTAATCAGTATTCTGTTGTACCATCCGGCAAGTCCCAGTGCGCTTATGTAACCAAGAGCCGCCATTAGGGCTGGTACGCACAGTGGAATGACGGAAAGTGATTTCAATATTTTTTTTGCGGGAAAAGTTTTTCGGGCGATAAAGTATGCCCCCGGGATTCCTGCAAGCAATGCAATACCCACGGAGGCAAGAGCCTGTTCAAAAGTGAAAATAATTATTTTGAACATCAGCTGTGTTTTATTTATTTATTGCAGCAACTGCTTTTTCTACAGCTTCCTGTGTCTTATTATTGTCGGTAGGAAGTGTTGTTTCCGGAACAGGAGATACTTTTGAGAATGCCTTATTTATGCGTGCCATTTTATTTGCAGGATACATCCACTGTTTGAGGGGAAGTTTTTTCTGCATTTCAGTAGAAATAAGGTAGTCTATGAAGGTTTTTGCACCTTTAGTATTATAGGCACCTTTTACAAGGCCTGCACCTTCTACCTGCATTACGTGTCCTTCGTCAAAGGTAAGGGCTACATAGCGTTCATTGTTTTCTTCTATAGCACAGTAAGCCGGACTTGTGGTGTAGCTGATGCATAAAGGAGCTTCTCCCTTTGTAAAGAGTCCCCAGCCTTCAGACCATCCTTTTGTCATTGCATGAACAGATGGAGCAAGTCTTTTCCAATATGCTTCATTCTGGTCGCCATATACGCTTACTGTCCAGCTTAAAAATCCAAGTCCTGTAGAAGAAGTTCGCGGATCCATTAATATAAGCTTATCTGCATAAGTTTTAGATGTGAGTGATTCAAGATCCTGTGGAGCCGGTAT belongs to Treponema rectale and includes:
- a CDS encoding RluA family pseudouridine synthase, translating into MFNPFREDEAYSECLKFINQIKTSEIKLVQISKESLERDNIGVMIGCLVCLDCDGKKIVLRTVSGNRYDVVSNVDDSSIFVKPIVSSIQIQEALEKNDLKIHQLTEKIESLDNSLEKSLFSKQRRLLTDESLNSVFNLYSFCCADGKVRSLKEICAITNGNNLPPAGTGDCCAPKLLNYAFSHEMNPISMCEVFYGNSKTRVSFEKSSPCDERCGLLLPVILGLDILYRDNDILVINKQSGLLSVPGRGPEKQDCVVNRMKRLYPFTMEQPAVHRLDMETSGLLVLAFNSDAHRKLSKQFEEGVVYKEYIALLDGVLSKFGIPEHGQKELYFRLDIENRPHQIWDEIYGKKAVTEWKILDVEYYTSPNGVRRPCTRILFLPHTGRTHQLRLISSDSHGFGVPIIGDTLYGTCNPGERLMLHASKLSFIHPATGERMCFECAPEF
- a CDS encoding ABC transporter ATP-binding protein, yielding MKYFEAEHIYKKFPDMTVDLSMAAEKGTFTTILGPSGSGKSTALRIIAGLEKNESNTRIYLNGKKISDLPCSQRNCGMVFQNSALFMNLNVQQNIEYGLINRRIKKAERNIMTKTWLEKFGMSGFEKRKCTTLSGGEMQRIALIRTLIVKPDLILLDEPMSALDAPLRKKLASEIHTLQKKENLTIIMVTHDIEEAKNISDNIILIKHGKAAWEGSSTDFSEKLFESC
- a CDS encoding ABC transporter permease gives rise to the protein MFKIIIFTFEQALASVGIALLAGIPGAYFIARKTFPAKKILKSLSVIPLCVPALMAALGYISALGLAGWYNRILISLFSLKEPPLRFLYSFSGIAITQGFYNFPLIMKSTADVLSQLDHSPEESAELLGAGQIKIFFTITLPRIIPAIIAGAVPVFIFCYFSFMIILMFGIPGSSTIETEIYFAARMHKPFSKILLLCTTETILAIIVIFTGTLYEKKSEQITENSFSIKKQTPVSFSKKEFPFAALYFIIIFIFFVIPFFSIPLNSFFGTNDTYPTLKYWKFILSSKSFIPSVTTSIIQASITGLLCTATAIIFSTATRLCPHSGIKQIIKTIPLLPMAISSVAASVIILKITALSEYNTNLITLCAVQTFLYWPFAFRQIYASASRISDEVIFSAKLLSNSKTQFLTEVFFPATKRSCISAFLFSFAISIGDASLPVVLAIPEYTSLALFTYRLFGYRFPAACCTSMILGIVCITLCILAEKIGDQK
- a CDS encoding thiamine ABC transporter substrate-binding protein encodes the protein MLNNTFKILSATAISAALLISTGCQKKSRTEKEVVVYTYDSFGADWAFGPELAAAFKEETGYEVKYVIAGSAVEAFEKLLAEKDKPQADVILGIDNNLAQRAIDAGILEPYEAHGIKFIPEHLQDALGSGNYLTPYDYSHFAVIYDTQSDIPAPQDLESLTSKTYADKLILMDPRTSSTGLGFLSWTVSVYGDQNEAYWKRLAPSVHAMTKGWSEGWGLFTKGEAPLCISYTTSPAYCAIEENNERYVALTFDEGHVMQVEGAGLVKGAYNTKGAKTFIDYLISTEMQKKLPLKQWMYPANKMARINKAFSKVSPVPETTLPTDNNKTQEAVEKAVAAINK